The Pseudarthrobacter sp. NS4 genome includes a window with the following:
- a CDS encoding Gfo/Idh/MocA family protein gives MTGTEAAQRTIRTAVVGYGLAGSVFHAPLIAANGDYSLDVIATSDAGRQAAATTSFPGVKTVPDAAAVLDLADDLDLMVLGTPPATHHPLAKAALEAGLDVVVDKPFAVTSAQGQELIQLAEELGRVLAVFQNRRWDGDYLTLRKLLEVDAVGTVTRFESRFERWSPMIAKVWKARATAADGGGALFDLGSHLIDQALQLFGPAGVVHAELRARRSDERAEDDVFLVLRHESGVLSHLTMNMLCAQQAPRFRVLGSVGGFTKHGVDPQEPYIAAGGSPLDAEYGVEAPEWAGLLGRDGHLDALPTERGAYPEFYRLLAEKILDGGTASQLPLPVNPEDAVEVLKLIEQARELAAMAR, from the coding sequence ATGACCGGGACTGAAGCCGCACAGCGCACCATCCGTACCGCCGTCGTCGGATACGGCCTGGCAGGGAGCGTCTTCCATGCTCCGCTGATCGCGGCGAACGGTGACTACTCGCTGGACGTCATCGCCACGTCCGACGCCGGCAGGCAGGCGGCTGCCACCACCAGCTTCCCGGGGGTGAAAACAGTGCCCGACGCCGCCGCTGTGCTGGACCTCGCCGACGACCTGGACCTCATGGTCCTGGGGACGCCGCCGGCCACCCATCACCCGCTCGCCAAGGCTGCCCTCGAAGCGGGGCTGGATGTGGTGGTGGACAAGCCGTTCGCGGTCACCAGCGCGCAGGGGCAGGAGCTGATCCAGTTGGCCGAAGAGCTTGGGAGAGTGCTGGCCGTCTTCCAGAACCGCCGGTGGGACGGCGACTACCTGACCCTGCGGAAGCTGCTGGAAGTGGACGCTGTGGGTACCGTGACGAGGTTCGAGTCACGCTTTGAGCGCTGGTCACCCATGATTGCAAAAGTGTGGAAAGCACGGGCCACGGCCGCGGACGGAGGCGGTGCACTGTTCGATCTGGGCAGCCACCTGATCGACCAGGCCCTCCAGCTTTTCGGTCCTGCCGGGGTGGTCCACGCGGAGCTCCGGGCACGGCGGTCCGACGAGCGCGCGGAGGATGACGTATTCCTGGTGCTGCGGCACGAATCAGGCGTGCTCAGCCACCTCACCATGAACATGCTCTGTGCCCAGCAGGCCCCACGCTTCCGCGTCCTGGGTTCCGTGGGCGGCTTTACCAAGCACGGCGTGGACCCGCAGGAGCCCTACATCGCAGCCGGCGGAAGCCCCTTGGACGCGGAATATGGAGTGGAGGCGCCGGAGTGGGCAGGGCTCCTGGGCCGTGACGGCCACCTGGATGCCCTGCCCACCGAGCGCGGAGCATATCCCGAGTTCTACCGGCTCCTTGCCGAGAAGATCCTCGACGGCGGAACGGCCTCACAGCTGCCACTTCCTGTAAATCCGGAAGACGCCGTCGAGGTCCTCAAACTAATAGAACAAGCACGGGAGCTGGCTGCAATGGCCCGTTAG
- a CDS encoding ABC transporter family substrate-binding protein: MRNLNRIGGAAAIAAALALTACGGGGGATGPETAKGQEAGSDLSKLISVNEKPAADLEQGGKVTLPLGNIGPDFNGFSNNGNSADNSALQIPMNPVAVNSGGIGGCWKVDFEGKATPNKDFCESVESEMVDGTQTVTIKVNEKATYNDGTPIDIKAFQNTWNILKSPDAGYDIVTSGAYEFVESVEAGSSDKEVIVKMKQPVYPLEDLFFGLIHPAVNTPEIFNEGFNGELHPEWMAGPFKLDQYDTAAKTVTLVPNEKWWGNKPVLENVVFRQLETSAQIAAFKNGEIDAMSANTIALYKQLEGTKDSEVRRGQRLFAGGMNINAQKITDVAVRKAIFAAVDREALRKVRFNGLNWEEPSSGSMMLLPFSEYYQDNYPVKETGPEAAKKVLTDAGYTENANGIMEKDGKPAAFRISNFGDDPTTLAFTQTLQKQLQAGGMDVGIDQRASADFGKVIGGRDFDMSVSGYTVGADATSAVKQYYDSKTNENQLGDAELDKKIADLASIEDNAERNKAAMEVEKEHMAKYFSMGVVMNGPQISFVRTGLANYGPSLFQSLSQVPDWTTIGWEKK, encoded by the coding sequence ATGAGGAATCTGAACAGGATCGGCGGAGCTGCGGCCATTGCTGCTGCTCTGGCGCTGACGGCCTGCGGCGGTGGTGGCGGTGCCACCGGGCCCGAAACGGCAAAGGGGCAGGAGGCAGGCAGCGACCTGTCCAAGCTCATCAGCGTCAACGAAAAGCCGGCAGCTGATCTTGAACAGGGCGGAAAGGTTACCCTTCCGCTGGGCAACATCGGTCCGGACTTCAACGGTTTCTCCAACAACGGCAACAGCGCAGACAACTCCGCGCTGCAGATTCCGATGAACCCGGTGGCCGTGAACAGCGGCGGCATCGGCGGCTGCTGGAAGGTCGACTTCGAGGGTAAGGCCACCCCGAACAAGGACTTCTGCGAGTCTGTGGAGAGCGAGATGGTGGACGGCACCCAGACTGTCACCATCAAGGTCAATGAAAAAGCCACCTACAACGATGGCACGCCCATCGATATCAAGGCGTTCCAGAATACCTGGAACATCCTGAAGAGCCCGGACGCCGGCTACGACATCGTCACGTCGGGTGCCTACGAGTTCGTCGAATCCGTCGAGGCGGGCAGCAGCGACAAGGAAGTCATCGTCAAGATGAAGCAGCCGGTGTACCCGCTGGAGGACCTCTTCTTTGGCCTGATCCACCCAGCCGTCAACACCCCGGAGATCTTCAACGAGGGCTTCAACGGGGAACTGCACCCGGAGTGGATGGCAGGGCCGTTCAAGCTGGACCAGTACGATACCGCCGCCAAGACCGTGACGCTGGTGCCGAACGAGAAGTGGTGGGGCAACAAGCCGGTGCTGGAGAACGTGGTGTTCCGCCAGCTGGAAACCAGCGCACAGATCGCCGCCTTCAAGAACGGCGAGATCGATGCGATGTCTGCCAACACAATCGCCCTGTACAAGCAGCTTGAGGGCACCAAGGACTCCGAAGTCCGCCGCGGCCAGCGCCTCTTCGCCGGCGGCATGAACATCAACGCCCAGAAGATCACCGATGTGGCCGTCCGCAAGGCCATCTTCGCCGCGGTGGACCGGGAAGCCCTCCGCAAGGTGCGCTTCAACGGCCTTAACTGGGAAGAGCCCAGCTCCGGCTCCATGATGCTGCTGCCCTTCTCCGAGTACTACCAGGACAACTACCCCGTCAAGGAAACCGGTCCGGAGGCCGCCAAGAAGGTGCTGACCGACGCCGGCTACACCGAGAACGCCAACGGCATCATGGAGAAGGACGGCAAGCCCGCTGCCTTCAGGATCAGCAACTTCGGCGACGACCCCACCACACTCGCGTTCACCCAGACCCTGCAGAAGCAGCTGCAGGCAGGCGGCATGGACGTTGGCATCGACCAGCGTGCCTCGGCGGACTTCGGCAAGGTCATCGGCGGCCGCGACTTCGACATGAGCGTCTCCGGCTACACCGTGGGTGCGGACGCCACGTCCGCCGTGAAGCAGTACTACGACTCCAAGACCAACGAGAACCAGCTCGGCGACGCCGAACTGGACAAGAAGATCGCCGACCTCGCCTCCATCGAGGACAACGCCGAGCGCAACAAGGCAGCCATGGAAGTGGAAAAGGAGCACATGGCGAAGTACTTCTCCATGGGCGTGGTCATGAACGGCCCGCAGATCTCCTTTGTCCGCACCGGCCTGGCCAACTACGGTCCATCCCTGTTCCAGAGCCTGTCCCAGGTTCCGGACTGGACCACCATCGGCTGGGAAAAGAAGTAA
- a CDS encoding ABC transporter ATP-binding protein, with the protein MSSETTTGPAEPAGSPVERLHVAGLHGPADAVLSVRDLNVRFNSENGVVHAVRGVDFDLMPGKTLGIVGESGSGKSVTSLAIMGLLPPTAEVSGSVRLKGRELLGLSDKAMCGYRGNELAMIFQDPLSSLTPVYTVGTQIVEALTIHNPTMSKQAKEARAVDLLAMVGIPSPKERLKAFPHEFSGGMRQRVMIAIAIANNPRVLIADEPTTALDVTIQAQVLEVLHTAQEETGAAVVMITHDLGVVAGMADDIMVMYAGKPVESGAVDDIYYNPRMPYTMGLLGAVPRVDVAEKSSLVPIEGMPPNLIHPPTGCSFAPRCPLASDACLAGEPALLPVPGGSQHRAACIKSEALGADVNVQDVFAAPPVPVSRFDSIPRDERSTVLQLKDVRKHFPLTRGALLKRRIGTVKAVDGLSFDIREGECFSIVGESGSGKTTTLLEIMEFHKDQDGEVVIGGISNKQAADAKTRNAMRRELQMVFQDPTGALDPRFTVYEVLAEPLQNAGMDRHAIKKRIMELMKLVGLQPDHVNRFPNQFSGGQRQRVGIARALAVNPKLVVLDEPVSALDVSVQAGVINLLDKLRAELGLSYLLVAHDLSVVRHISNRVAVMYLGKIVEIGEVDRVFDNPRHPYTRALLSAIPVPDPQLERTRERIILQGDLPSPLDAPKGCNFATRCPVFAALPAAKQEKCLTLEPPLELAAPSPAVQALEAAPVPSPDQRFACFFPDGELDDDMLVVHDSADHHAP; encoded by the coding sequence ATGAGCAGCGAAACCACCACCGGACCGGCAGAGCCCGCAGGGTCACCGGTTGAGCGGCTGCACGTTGCCGGACTCCATGGCCCTGCCGATGCCGTGCTGTCCGTCCGGGACCTCAACGTGCGGTTCAACTCCGAAAACGGCGTGGTGCATGCGGTCCGCGGCGTGGACTTCGACCTGATGCCCGGTAAGACGCTGGGCATTGTGGGCGAGTCCGGATCGGGCAAGTCCGTCACCTCCCTGGCCATCATGGGTTTGCTGCCCCCCACCGCCGAGGTCTCCGGCTCCGTCCGGCTCAAGGGCCGCGAACTGCTGGGCCTCAGCGACAAGGCCATGTGCGGGTACCGCGGCAATGAACTGGCCATGATCTTCCAGGACCCGCTGTCTTCCCTGACGCCCGTGTATACGGTGGGCACCCAGATCGTCGAAGCGCTCACCATCCACAACCCCACCATGAGCAAGCAGGCCAAAGAAGCCCGCGCCGTCGATCTCCTGGCCATGGTGGGGATACCCAGCCCCAAAGAGAGGCTGAAAGCCTTCCCGCACGAATTCTCCGGGGGAATGCGCCAGCGCGTGATGATTGCCATTGCCATCGCCAACAATCCGCGGGTCCTCATTGCGGACGAGCCGACGACGGCGCTGGACGTCACCATCCAGGCCCAGGTCCTCGAGGTGCTCCACACGGCGCAGGAGGAAACAGGCGCCGCCGTCGTAATGATCACCCACGACCTTGGCGTGGTGGCAGGCATGGCAGACGACATCATGGTCATGTATGCCGGCAAGCCCGTGGAAAGCGGCGCCGTGGACGACATCTATTACAACCCGCGGATGCCGTACACCATGGGCCTGCTGGGTGCCGTTCCCCGGGTGGACGTCGCGGAAAAATCATCGCTGGTGCCCATCGAGGGCATGCCGCCCAACCTCATCCACCCACCCACCGGCTGCTCGTTCGCGCCGCGTTGCCCGCTGGCTTCGGACGCCTGCCTTGCCGGAGAACCTGCGCTGCTGCCGGTGCCGGGAGGGTCGCAACACCGCGCCGCGTGCATCAAGTCCGAAGCCCTGGGCGCCGATGTGAATGTCCAGGACGTGTTCGCGGCTCCGCCGGTGCCGGTCTCGCGCTTTGATTCCATCCCCCGGGACGAGCGGTCCACCGTGCTGCAGCTCAAGGATGTCCGCAAGCACTTTCCGCTGACCAGGGGTGCGCTGCTCAAACGCCGCATCGGCACTGTCAAGGCCGTGGACGGCCTGAGCTTCGACATCCGCGAGGGCGAGTGTTTCTCCATCGTGGGCGAGTCAGGATCCGGAAAGACCACCACGCTCCTGGAAATCATGGAATTCCATAAAGACCAGGACGGCGAGGTGGTTATCGGGGGCATCAGCAACAAGCAGGCTGCCGATGCCAAAACCAGGAACGCCATGCGAAGGGAACTCCAGATGGTGTTCCAGGACCCCACCGGAGCCCTGGATCCGCGGTTCACGGTGTACGAAGTCCTTGCCGAACCCCTCCAGAATGCCGGCATGGACAGGCATGCCATCAAAAAGCGGATCATGGAGCTGATGAAGCTCGTTGGCCTGCAGCCGGACCACGTCAACCGCTTCCCCAACCAGTTTTCCGGCGGGCAGCGGCAGCGCGTCGGTATAGCCAGGGCGCTGGCCGTGAACCCGAAGCTGGTTGTCCTGGACGAGCCCGTCTCAGCACTCGATGTGTCCGTGCAGGCAGGGGTCATTAACCTCCTGGACAAGCTCCGCGCGGAGCTGGGCCTGAGCTATCTGCTGGTGGCCCACGATCTGTCCGTAGTCCGGCACATCTCCAACCGGGTGGCCGTGATGTACCTCGGCAAGATTGTGGAGATCGGCGAGGTTGACCGCGTCTTCGACAACCCGCGCCACCCCTACACCAGGGCCCTCCTTTCCGCTATCCCGGTGCCGGATCCACAGCTGGAGCGCACCCGGGAACGCATCATTCTCCAGGGCGACCTTCCCTCACCGCTGGACGCTCCCAAGGGCTGCAACTTCGCCACCCGCTGCCCGGTCTTCGCTGCGCTTCCGGCAGCGAAGCAGGAAAAGTGCCTCACTCTGGAGCCACCACTGGAACTTGCTGCTCCCTCCCCGGCCGTGCAGGCCCTGGAAGCGGCTCCTGTGCCTTCGCCGGACCAACGCTTTGCCTGCTTCTTCCCGGACGGTGAACTGGACGACGACATGCTGGTGGTCCACGACTCGGCGGACCACCATGCGCCCTAG
- a CDS encoding ABC transporter permease, producing the protein MTNLNAVDPAAVAQDAHLESADVVIGKSTIIFRRFLRNKTAVAGLAIFLALTIFSFVGGYFTPWDKETIDPFNIGMPPSAEHYLGTSQAGIDLYAMTVEGTRISILIGLIVGLVSVLIAAVYGCTMAYFGGKVDKVMLFVLEALIMMPALLVVAVATSGGGEGLKRDLPSWLLLIIVLLVFSWMGTARLIRSLSMSLMQRDFVKAAQYMGVPPRRIVWRHLVPNIGSLLVLDITRGVTGAILAEVAFSFIGIGIKVPDVSLGVLIGGATSQVQTFPWMFWVPLTVMFLLTGSLAMMNDGLRDAFDPSSSSTGNARKTKARTARAKKKAS; encoded by the coding sequence GTGACAAACCTCAACGCCGTTGACCCGGCAGCCGTAGCCCAGGACGCGCACCTGGAAAGCGCCGACGTCGTCATCGGCAAATCCACCATCATCTTCCGCCGCTTCCTGCGCAACAAGACAGCCGTGGCGGGCCTTGCCATCTTCCTTGCCCTGACCATCTTCTCCTTTGTGGGCGGGTACTTCACCCCTTGGGACAAGGAAACGATCGACCCCTTCAATATCGGAATGCCGCCTTCCGCCGAGCACTACCTGGGCACCTCCCAGGCAGGCATCGACCTCTACGCGATGACCGTGGAAGGCACCCGGATCTCCATCCTGATCGGCCTGATCGTCGGCCTGGTTTCGGTCCTCATCGCCGCGGTCTACGGCTGCACCATGGCCTACTTCGGGGGCAAAGTGGACAAGGTGATGCTCTTCGTCCTTGAAGCACTCATCATGATGCCTGCACTCCTGGTGGTGGCGGTGGCCACCAGCGGCGGCGGGGAAGGGCTCAAACGGGACCTGCCCTCATGGCTGCTCCTGATCATTGTCCTGCTGGTCTTCAGCTGGATGGGAACCGCCCGGCTGATCCGTTCGCTCTCCATGTCGCTCATGCAGCGGGACTTCGTCAAGGCAGCCCAGTACATGGGTGTTCCGCCACGCCGCATCGTCTGGCGGCACCTGGTGCCGAACATCGGCTCGCTGCTGGTCCTGGACATTACCCGCGGCGTCACCGGAGCCATCCTCGCCGAGGTCGCCTTTTCCTTCATCGGAATCGGCATTAAGGTCCCGGACGTCAGCCTCGGCGTGCTGATCGGCGGTGCCACCTCCCAGGTGCAGACCTTCCCCTGGATGTTCTGGGTGCCCCTGACGGTGATGTTCCTCCTCACAGGCTCGCTGGCGATGATGAACGACGGCCTTCGTGACGCGTTCGATCCCAGCTCCAGTTCCACGGGGAACGCCAGGAAAACCAAGGCCAGGACCGCCCGCGCGAAGAAGAAGGCGTCATGA
- a CDS encoding ABC transporter permease produces MLRYLARRGLTYVVMIFLTTSAGYFLAVTSLKPALLEQERIPRPTPEQVANSMRLKGLDPELSPWERYVEWLTAIVTRWDWGRSPNGAYINAEFGDRVWISTRLFLASIILTLVIGVALGVYSAARQYKFQDRVITSYSYLAYIVPAPIAYFLVQLGAININETVGERIFFVTGISTPGIEPGWAQFVDMLAHYAVPTVAITLVGWGTYQIAQRQYLLDNVNADFVRTARAKGLSRNQAITRHALRVSFIPVAQSIAFTIPAIFAGGFFAEKIFAWPGVGSWSIDAISLQDVNAATATLAYGSVIFALGAILADFATTLVDPRVRVQ; encoded by the coding sequence ATGCTCAGGTACCTCGCCCGGCGCGGCCTCACGTACGTGGTCATGATCTTCCTGACCACTTCGGCCGGATATTTCCTGGCTGTGACTTCCCTCAAGCCAGCCCTGCTGGAACAGGAGCGCATACCCCGCCCCACTCCTGAACAGGTGGCAAATTCAATGCGCCTGAAGGGCCTGGACCCGGAGCTCAGCCCCTGGGAGCGGTACGTCGAATGGCTTACGGCCATCGTGACCCGGTGGGACTGGGGCAGGAGCCCCAACGGGGCGTACATCAATGCCGAATTCGGTGACCGCGTCTGGATCTCCACCCGGTTGTTCCTGGCGTCCATCATCCTGACCCTTGTCATCGGCGTGGCCCTGGGCGTCTATTCCGCGGCCAGGCAGTACAAGTTCCAAGACCGGGTGATCACCTCCTACAGCTACCTCGCGTACATCGTGCCCGCGCCCATTGCCTACTTCCTGGTGCAGCTCGGTGCCATCAACATCAACGAAACCGTGGGCGAACGCATCTTTTTCGTTACCGGCATTTCCACGCCGGGCATAGAACCTGGCTGGGCGCAATTTGTTGACATGCTGGCGCATTATGCGGTTCCCACCGTCGCCATCACGCTCGTCGGCTGGGGAACCTACCAGATAGCCCAGCGCCAGTATCTCCTGGATAACGTGAATGCGGATTTTGTCCGGACGGCGCGCGCCAAGGGACTCAGCCGCAACCAGGCCATCACCCGGCACGCGCTCAGGGTTTCATTTATCCCCGTGGCCCAAAGCATCGCCTTCACCATTCCGGCCATCTTTGCCGGTGGCTTCTTCGCGGAAAAGATCTTCGCCTGGCCGGGGGTGGGGTCCTGGAGTATTGACGCGATTTCCCTCCAGGATGTCAACGCAGCCACCGCCACGCTGGCCTACGGTTCCGTCATCTTCGCCCTGGGTGCCATCCTGGCCGACTTCGCCACCACGCTGGTTGATCCGAGAGTGAGGGTGCAGTAG
- a CDS encoding TetR/AcrR family transcriptional regulator, giving the protein MSSIPLRPGMTPVTAAERSDAVRNRERLLAAARELIQECGTAGLTMDRLAERAGVGKGTVFRRFGSRAGLMLTLLDDSESAFQARFLFGPPPLGPGAPGLERLVAFGTERIAYLLEYGDLVLAAENASRGRFEVPAAALWQRHIEVLLQEEGFDADPWLMAGSLSATLDPERLLNLVRGHGISPERLAASWRDLVTRVVKAA; this is encoded by the coding sequence GTGAGTTCCATCCCACTGCGGCCGGGAATGACACCGGTGACGGCCGCTGAGCGCAGTGATGCCGTACGTAACCGGGAGCGGCTGCTGGCGGCTGCCCGGGAGCTGATCCAGGAGTGCGGAACCGCCGGCCTCACTATGGACCGGCTGGCGGAACGGGCCGGCGTCGGCAAGGGCACCGTGTTCCGCCGCTTCGGCAGCCGGGCCGGGCTGATGCTGACGCTGCTCGATGATTCGGAATCTGCGTTCCAGGCCCGCTTCCTTTTTGGACCCCCTCCCCTGGGGCCCGGCGCTCCCGGACTTGAACGGCTGGTTGCTTTCGGTACAGAGCGGATCGCCTACCTCCTGGAGTATGGCGACCTGGTGCTCGCTGCGGAGAATGCGTCGCGTGGCCGGTTTGAAGTGCCGGCCGCAGCGCTCTGGCAGCGGCACATCGAAGTGCTGCTGCAGGAGGAAGGGTTTGACGCCGATCCCTGGCTCATGGCCGGATCGCTGAGCGCCACCCTGGATCCGGAGCGGCTCCTGAACCTCGTCCGTGGGCATGGCATCAGTCCGGAGCGACTGGCGGCATCATGGCGGGATCTTGTCACACGGGTGGTCAAAGCGGCGTAG
- a CDS encoding NAD(P)H-dependent oxidoreductase — translation MTKSTVLTLVGSLRAESTNQKLAEAIQLNAPEQVEVVIHESLGNIPFYNEDIDVEGKVPAAAAALRAAANEADTVLLVTPEHNGTVPAALKNAIDWLSRPFGAGALAGKPTAVVGTAFGQFGGVWAQDEARKAAGIAGAQVLEDVKLAVPGSMVRFAEIHPKDDAEVVEQIKGVFDALAAAAPAA, via the coding sequence ATGACTAAGAGCACCGTACTCACCCTCGTCGGCAGCCTGCGCGCCGAGTCCACCAACCAGAAGCTCGCCGAGGCCATCCAGCTCAACGCTCCCGAGCAGGTGGAAGTGGTCATCCACGAAAGCCTGGGCAACATCCCCTTCTACAACGAGGACATCGACGTCGAAGGCAAGGTTCCCGCCGCTGCTGCCGCACTGCGCGCCGCAGCCAACGAGGCCGACACCGTCCTGCTGGTGACCCCGGAGCACAACGGCACCGTTCCCGCAGCCTTGAAGAACGCCATCGACTGGCTGTCCCGCCCGTTCGGCGCCGGAGCCCTCGCCGGAAAGCCCACAGCGGTCGTCGGCACGGCCTTTGGCCAGTTTGGCGGGGTGTGGGCACAGGATGAGGCGCGCAAGGCCGCCGGTATCGCCGGCGCGCAGGTCCTGGAGGACGTCAAGCTCGCCGTACCCGGTTCCATGGTGCGGTTCGCCGAGATCCACCCGAAGGATGACGCCGAGGTAGTGGAGCAGATCAAGGGCGTTTTCGATGCCCTTGCCGCTGCCGCACCTGCAGCTTAA
- a CDS encoding GerMN domain-containing protein, which produces MQAAAKACLVLPLLLGACVSPPSPAPGTEAFLPPGPGPGRSTLPAPPPAAPAPQPQPQDPLPAETASKPAVPTPSAAPGGPSPGSFAQPVAPEDATIPGAGRAPATETPAPTPQAPAPGIAAPRAVTAYYVLLDDGGSNGVRFGCNDSLVGMERPASDGEDPLPAAMSALLDGTSGSEAPASGSKPERGMYNALAGSGLKFLSGTFDGTTVTVYLVGTLSPGGVCDVPRIEAQLTQTAVAAFDAIRAEVYVNGRPLAESLMHK; this is translated from the coding sequence ATGCAGGCAGCGGCAAAGGCATGCCTGGTCCTTCCACTGCTGCTCGGCGCCTGCGTCAGCCCGCCGTCGCCGGCCCCGGGCACTGAGGCCTTCCTTCCCCCCGGCCCCGGGCCCGGCCGCAGCACGCTCCCCGCGCCACCTCCCGCAGCCCCGGCACCGCAGCCGCAGCCGCAGGACCCACTGCCGGCAGAAACTGCATCAAAACCGGCTGTACCCACCCCTTCCGCTGCCCCCGGCGGGCCTTCCCCGGGCTCGTTCGCCCAGCCAGTAGCGCCGGAAGACGCGACCATCCCTGGAGCCGGCCGGGCACCCGCTACAGAAACTCCTGCGCCAACACCCCAGGCCCCGGCACCGGGTATTGCCGCACCGCGTGCGGTGACGGCGTACTACGTGCTCCTGGACGACGGCGGCAGCAACGGCGTGCGCTTTGGCTGCAACGACAGCCTGGTGGGCATGGAACGACCAGCCTCTGACGGTGAGGATCCGCTCCCTGCCGCGATGAGCGCGCTGCTGGATGGCACAAGCGGAAGCGAAGCGCCGGCGTCCGGCTCCAAGCCCGAACGCGGGATGTACAACGCGCTGGCGGGGTCCGGGCTGAAGTTCCTGTCCGGCACTTTTGATGGAACCACTGTTACGGTCTACCTCGTGGGGACGCTTAGCCCGGGCGGGGTTTGCGACGTTCCCCGCATTGAAGCGCAACTGACGCAGACTGCGGTAGCAGCATTTGACGCCATCAGGGCCGAGGTTTACGTGAACGGACGTCCCCTCGCCGAATCGCTGATGCACAAGTAG
- a CDS encoding PLP-dependent aminotransferase family protein — protein MSHETLDAAETLPAEAIDAIERAATSAHRHEELFSERAANIRQSAVRDVFDISMRPGLVSLAGGSPYLQSLPLDRLAATAAKIIAEDGLTALQYGTGQGTEELRTQICEVMAAEGILDAVPQNVVITAGSQSAQDVATKVFCNPGDVVLVEDPTYVGALNTFEAYQVQVESVAMDESGLIPDLLEAKIAALQVAGKNIKFLYTIPNFNNPSGITLAKERRQQVVDICRNANILILEDNPYGLLRFSGEPLSPLRAGNPGDVIYMGSFSKIFAPGLRIGWALVPEHLQRRYYLAAESVTLCPPALNQMLVSAYLRDYDWNGQIETYRGLYAERCKAMLAALQEHMPAGTTWTSPEGGFFVWVTLPEGLDTYPLLHKAIEAGVVFIPGAAFTPSDEPSNKLRLAFSAVPPEAITEGVRRLAPVLQEAIAAL, from the coding sequence GTGAGCCACGAGACACTCGACGCAGCAGAGACGCTGCCAGCTGAAGCCATTGATGCAATTGAACGTGCTGCAACATCAGCCCACCGCCATGAGGAGCTGTTTTCGGAGCGTGCCGCCAACATCCGGCAATCTGCCGTGCGGGATGTTTTCGACATCTCCATGCGCCCGGGGCTGGTATCCCTCGCCGGAGGGAGCCCCTACCTGCAATCCCTCCCGCTGGACCGGCTTGCGGCCACGGCCGCCAAAATCATCGCGGAGGACGGCCTCACGGCCCTGCAGTACGGCACAGGGCAAGGGACGGAGGAGTTGCGCACCCAGATTTGCGAGGTAATGGCGGCCGAAGGAATCCTCGACGCTGTGCCGCAGAACGTAGTAATCACTGCCGGTTCACAGTCGGCCCAGGATGTGGCCACCAAGGTTTTCTGCAACCCGGGCGATGTGGTGCTTGTGGAAGACCCCACGTACGTGGGCGCCCTGAATACGTTCGAGGCCTACCAGGTGCAGGTGGAATCAGTGGCGATGGACGAGTCCGGCCTGATTCCGGACTTGCTGGAAGCCAAGATCGCAGCCCTTCAGGTAGCCGGTAAGAACATCAAGTTCCTCTACACCATCCCCAACTTCAACAACCCATCCGGGATCACCCTTGCGAAGGAACGGCGCCAGCAGGTTGTCGATATATGCCGCAACGCGAATATCCTGATCCTGGAGGACAACCCGTACGGGCTGCTGCGCTTCAGCGGCGAGCCCCTGTCACCCCTGCGGGCAGGGAACCCCGGCGACGTCATCTACATGGGCTCCTTCTCAAAGATTTTCGCGCCGGGCCTGCGCATCGGATGGGCGCTGGTGCCGGAACACCTTCAGCGCCGTTACTACCTTGCGGCCGAATCGGTGACGCTGTGCCCGCCCGCCCTGAACCAGATGCTGGTCTCCGCCTACCTCAGGGACTACGACTGGAATGGCCAGATCGAGACCTACCGCGGCTTGTACGCCGAGCGCTGCAAAGCGATGCTTGCTGCGCTGCAGGAACATATGCCGGCCGGAACCACCTGGACCAGCCCGGAGGGTGGTTTCTTCGTCTGGGTGACTCTGCCGGAAGGCTTGGACACCTATCCGCTGCTGCACAAGGCGATCGAGGCCGGTGTGGTGTTCATCCCCGGCGCCGCCTTCACGCCGTCGGACGAGCCGTCCAACAAGCTGCGCCTCGCCTTCAGTGCTGTTCCCCCTGAAGCGATCACCGAAGGTGTACGCCGACTGGCGCCGGTGCTTCAGGAAGCCATCGCCGCGCTGTAG
- a CDS encoding universal stress protein — MSGIIVVGVDGSGTAKKAAESARDLAAALDASLHVVSAFDSDRTEVFGSGSDQWIVSDADAAEHVARTVAQSLAGGVKVTYSAARGRPADALIKEALRMEARIIVVGNRRMQGIGRVLGSVANSVAHNAPCDVYIANTYDAD, encoded by the coding sequence ATGAGCGGAATCATCGTTGTAGGGGTTGACGGCAGCGGAACCGCGAAGAAGGCAGCCGAGTCCGCCCGTGACCTCGCAGCAGCCCTCGACGCCTCACTCCACGTTGTGTCGGCCTTCGACAGCGACCGGACCGAGGTGTTTGGCAGCGGCAGCGACCAATGGATCGTGTCAGACGCCGACGCTGCCGAACACGTGGCCCGGACCGTCGCGCAATCCCTTGCCGGCGGCGTCAAGGTAACCTACTCCGCTGCCCGCGGCCGGCCGGCAGATGCCCTGATCAAGGAAGCACTCCGCATGGAGGCCCGCATCATCGTGGTGGGAAACCGCAGGATGCAGGGTATTGGCCGCGTCCTGGGCAGTGTGGCCAACAGCGTGGCCCACAACGCACCCTGCGACGTCTACATCGCCAACACCTACGACGCCGACTAG